Proteins encoded together in one Amphritea japonica ATCC BAA-1530 window:
- the gatA gene encoding Asp-tRNA(Asn)/Glu-tRNA(Gln) amidotransferase subunit GatA, which translates to MFEKTLAELAQGLASGEFSSVELTRSYLDRIKTEDDALNSFITVTETQALSQAEAADQRRSAGEAGTFTGLPIAHKDIFCTQGVRTSCGSRMLDSFASPYNATVIENFNTAGAVSLGKTNMDEFAMGSSNESSFYGPARNPWNNDCVPGGSSGGSAAAVAGRLAPAATGTDTGGSIRQPAALCGITGLKPTYGRVSRYGMIAYASSLDQGGPMARTAEDNAMMLNVMAGFDPKDSTSIDKAVPDYTLALNDSLKGLKIGLPKEFFSGEIDPQITTQVQNAIREFEALGATIKEISLPNTHLAIPAYYIIAPAEASSNLSRFDGVRYGHRCEEPADLEDMYKRSRGEGFGEEVKRRIMVGTYALSEGFYDAYYKKALQIRRLIQQDYVNALSEVDIIMGPTTPHPAFKLGEKSSDPIAMYMEDIFTISLNLAGMPGMSIPCGFANGLPVGLQLIGNYFAEERLLNASHQFQQATDWHKQTPTS; encoded by the coding sequence ATGTTTGAGAAAACACTCGCCGAATTGGCGCAGGGGTTGGCAAGCGGTGAATTTAGCAGTGTTGAGCTAACCCGCAGCTACCTTGATCGTATAAAGACCGAAGATGACGCTCTGAACAGTTTTATTACTGTCACTGAAACACAAGCACTGTCGCAGGCTGAAGCGGCTGATCAACGTCGTTCCGCTGGAGAGGCTGGCACTTTTACCGGCCTGCCTATCGCCCATAAAGACATCTTCTGCACCCAGGGCGTTAGAACCAGTTGTGGCTCCCGTATGCTGGATAGCTTCGCCTCCCCTTACAACGCTACGGTGATTGAGAACTTCAACACTGCCGGCGCCGTAAGCCTGGGTAAGACCAATATGGACGAGTTCGCGATGGGCTCCTCCAACGAATCCAGTTTCTACGGCCCCGCTCGTAATCCATGGAATAATGACTGCGTACCCGGCGGTTCGTCCGGTGGATCAGCCGCAGCAGTAGCCGGCCGCCTGGCACCCGCTGCAACCGGTACCGATACTGGTGGGTCAATCCGTCAACCCGCAGCCCTGTGCGGCATTACCGGTCTGAAACCAACCTACGGTCGAGTATCCCGTTACGGCATGATCGCCTACGCGTCATCACTGGACCAGGGTGGGCCGATGGCACGCACTGCCGAAGATAACGCGATGATGCTCAACGTAATGGCGGGGTTCGATCCAAAAGACTCAACCAGTATCGATAAAGCTGTTCCGGATTACACCCTGGCATTAAACGATTCCTTGAAAGGGCTGAAAATAGGCCTGCCAAAAGAGTTCTTCTCTGGAGAAATTGATCCGCAGATTACCACTCAGGTGCAGAATGCGATTCGCGAGTTCGAGGCACTGGGCGCGACCATTAAAGAGATCAGCCTGCCAAACACCCACTTAGCTATTCCGGCGTACTATATTATTGCACCGGCTGAAGCCTCTTCCAACCTCTCTCGATTCGACGGCGTTCGCTACGGCCATCGCTGTGAAGAGCCGGCAGATCTGGAAGATATGTATAAACGCAGCCGGGGCGAAGGGTTTGGGGAAGAAGTTAAACGCCGCATCATGGTAGGCACTTACGCGCTTTCCGAAGGCTTCTACGACGCTTACTACAAAAAAGCGCTACAGATTCGCCGACTGATTCAACAGGATTACGTTAATGCCCTGTCTGAAGTTGATATTATTATGGGCCCCACCACACCGCATCCCGCCTTTAAACTAGGCGAGAAATCGTCTGACCCAATTGCGATGTATATGGAAGATATTTTCACCATCTCCCTTAACCTTGCGGGCATGCCTGGGATGTCTATCCCTTGCGGTTTTGCTAATGGACTTCCTGTTGGCCTTCAGTTGATCGGAAACTACTTTGCTGAAGAGCGCCTTTTAAATGCCTCACACCAGTTTCAGCAAGCGACAGACTGGCATAAGCAGACGCCAACAAGTTAA
- the gatB gene encoding Asp-tRNA(Asn)/Glu-tRNA(Gln) amidotransferase subunit GatB, which translates to MEWEAVIGLEIHAQLATKSKIFSGASTAFGAEPNTQACAVDLALPGTLPVFNAEALRMAVMFGVAIEAEIGHTSVFDRKNYFYPDLPKGYQTSQLFHPIVGIGHIDIELEDGSTKRIGVTRAHLEEDAGKSLHEEFPSMTGIDLNRAGTPLLEIVSEPDMRSAEEAVAYVKKIHAIVTNLGICDGNMAEGSFRCDCNVSVRPKGEEKLGNRTESKNINSFRFIEKAIKGEIIRQIDLIEDGHTITQETRLYDANKDETRSMRSKEEANDYRYFPCPDLLPIVIDDEYVEQIRNCLPELPDARKARFLEQFKLSDYDAMVLSAYRELGGYFETVANTAGDAKLAANWVMGELSKHLNQNDTDITASPVTAEMLGGLLLRIKDNTITGKIAKQVFESMWAGDGNADEVIEAKGLKQVTDTGAIESMVDDVIGANQPQVDQYVNAEPEKRGKMIGFFMGKVMQASQGKANPGQVQGLLKQKLDSLANS; encoded by the coding sequence ATGGAATGGGAAGCAGTCATCGGGCTTGAGATTCACGCCCAACTGGCGACTAAGTCCAAGATATTCTCCGGAGCCAGCACCGCTTTTGGTGCCGAACCAAACACCCAGGCATGCGCCGTTGACCTGGCATTGCCTGGCACCCTGCCGGTGTTTAACGCTGAAGCACTGCGTATGGCCGTCATGTTCGGTGTCGCCATTGAAGCAGAAATAGGCCACACCTCGGTATTTGATCGTAAGAATTACTTCTATCCGGATTTGCCAAAAGGCTATCAAACCAGCCAGTTATTCCATCCTATCGTCGGCATTGGCCATATCGATATCGAGCTGGAAGATGGCTCCACCAAGCGGATAGGCGTTACCCGGGCACACCTTGAGGAGGATGCAGGTAAATCCCTGCATGAAGAGTTCCCAAGCATGACCGGTATCGATCTCAACAGGGCTGGAACCCCGTTGCTGGAAATCGTATCCGAACCGGATATGCGCAGCGCTGAAGAGGCGGTCGCTTACGTTAAAAAGATTCACGCGATCGTAACCAATCTGGGTATCTGTGACGGCAACATGGCTGAAGGCTCCTTCCGCTGCGACTGCAACGTTTCAGTACGCCCCAAGGGCGAAGAGAAACTAGGCAATCGTACTGAGTCCAAGAACATCAACTCCTTCCGTTTTATCGAAAAAGCGATTAAAGGCGAGATTATACGCCAGATCGACCTGATTGAAGATGGCCACACTATCACTCAGGAAACTCGTCTTTATGACGCCAATAAAGATGAAACCCGCTCTATGCGAAGCAAGGAAGAAGCCAACGATTACCGTTACTTCCCCTGCCCTGATCTACTGCCGATCGTTATCGACGATGAATATGTAGAGCAGATCCGCAACTGTTTGCCGGAGCTACCGGATGCCCGTAAAGCTCGCTTCCTTGAGCAGTTCAAACTAAGCGACTACGATGCAATGGTACTGTCTGCCTACCGAGAACTTGGCGGTTATTTTGAAACCGTAGCCAATACCGCAGGCGATGCAAAACTGGCAGCCAACTGGGTAATGGGCGAACTGTCAAAGCATCTAAATCAGAACGATACTGATATCACCGCCTCTCCGGTCACCGCTGAGATGCTGGGTGGACTGCTACTACGTATCAAAGACAACACTATTACTGGCAAAATAGCCAAACAAGTGTTTGAATCGATGTGGGCTGGTGATGGCAATGCCGATGAAGTCATTGAAGCCAAGGGCTTGAAGCAGGTAACCGATACCGGCGCTATCGAGTCGATGGTTGATGATGTCATCGGTGCAAACCAACCTCAGGTTGATCAATACGTCAATGCTGAACCGGAAAAGCGCGGCAAGATGATCGGCTTCTTCATGGGGAAGGTAATGCAAGCCTCTCAGGGTAAAGCAAATCCTGGACAAGTTCAGGGGTTACTCAAGCAGAAACTTGACTCTTTAGCCAACAGCTAA
- the msrA gene encoding peptide-methionine (S)-S-oxide reductase MsrA, with protein sequence MPTATFAAGCFWGVESRFASTSGVTSTAVGYMGGHTNDPTYEELCRKGTGHAEVVQLEFDEQQISYDTLLDIFWQMHDPTTLNQQGPDIGDQYRSAIFYHDDHQRIMAEQSLAVLDKSGIFGNPIVTQIAKASQFWRAEEYHQQYNAKNGYGGCSI encoded by the coding sequence ATGCCAACCGCGACATTTGCAGCAGGATGCTTTTGGGGGGTTGAATCCCGCTTTGCCAGCACCTCGGGAGTAACCTCAACAGCTGTCGGTTATATGGGCGGACATACGAATGATCCGACCTATGAAGAGCTATGCCGCAAAGGCACAGGGCATGCCGAAGTAGTACAACTGGAATTTGACGAACAACAGATTAGCTATGACACTCTGCTGGATATCTTTTGGCAGATGCACGATCCTACCACCCTGAATCAGCAGGGGCCGGATATCGGTGATCAATACAGATCTGCTATTTTTTATCATGATGATCATCAGCGGATTATGGCAGAGCAAAGCTTAGCAGTGCTGGACAAAAGCGGCATCTTTGGCAACCCCATCGTGACACAGATAGCCAAGGCTTCACAATTCTGGCGCGCAGAAGAGTATCACCAACAGTACAATGCCAAGAACGGCTATGGTGGATGCTCAATCTAA
- the gatC gene encoding Asp-tRNA(Asn)/Glu-tRNA(Gln) amidotransferase subunit GatC produces MSLDRSDVEKIAHLARLNIAEQDIQEYAENLTDILDLVDQMQAIDTTDIKPMAHPMDAIQRLRSDTVTEGNQRDHLQTVAPAVEAGLFQVPKVIE; encoded by the coding sequence ATGTCTTTAGACCGCTCTGACGTCGAAAAGATCGCGCATCTGGCGAGATTAAATATCGCCGAACAGGATATTCAGGAATATGCTGAAAACCTGACCGACATTCTGGACCTTGTCGATCAGATGCAAGCCATAGATACCACGGATATTAAACCAATGGCTCACCCGATGGATGCTATTCAGCGTTTACGTAGCGACACAGTAACCGAGGGCAATCAGCGCGACCACCTACAAACGGTTGCTCCGGCTGTTGAAGCGGGACTCTTTCAGGTTCCTAAAGTAATCGAATAA